In Euphorbia lathyris chromosome 10, ddEupLath1.1, whole genome shotgun sequence, a single genomic region encodes these proteins:
- the LOC136209250 gene encoding uncharacterized protein produces MASQVTDQHGVIPYEVDLFLRICSMFPSAKKEHFKIPIEDLVIYVRCLKLFEDVHDMFAARDRVHSLIHFIDHNHPYKIKKIDYDNQYVKMEVSARDLASIASRYLLVFSHETIMENWPNKIKRFEDCYGLSIVFKQKREYHVNLGHPRLLRLQYGEDSKSLPIDFFERMKEIRVLSLDVPSLPQSLNVLQNLRVLRLKLLKLDNLSAIGGLISLEFLSISTMSLTVVPQEIGELGNLRLLDLSKMNLVYIPQGVLPRMLKLEELYLPFRFRRWGCRVKEEHDDYDELKSREDDDCDDEERINASLSDIGSLSLNALQISVPSISNFPKNSPVLKNLQRFKILVQDDLKYLSTNKGSTNELQLRGDICDIEESGICRLISTTEDLSLTRIRNLKSINHVIYQSEDNDLLHIRLKKMIISECDELEYILYGSQNCYPVFSLFWRLKSLHLSMLSNLREILNGRICFTNLRQINIRFCHKLKYVFPTSMVNELRTLRSIEILDCTGILGIFRNEVDENTHGVHCIEELLLHSLPNFIGFLVLKDDTIDAANQSLITNEVTKNFTRIIY; encoded by the coding sequence GTTTGAAGATGTGCATGACATGTTTGCTGCAAGAGATAGAGTTCATAGCCTCATTCACTTCATTGATCACAATCATCCTTACAAAATCAAGAAGATTGATTATGATAATCAGTATGTAAAAATGGAAGTTAGTGCACGTGATTTAGCATCAATTGCTTCGAGGTACCTATTAGTATTCAGCCATGAGACAATAATGGAAAACTGgccaaataaaattaaaaggtttGAGGATTGCTATGGACTTTCAAttgtgtttaaacaaaaacgTGAATACCATGTTAATTTGGGGCATCCAAGGCTACTACGACTGCAATATGGGGAAGATTCGAAAAGCCTTCCAATTGACTTTTTTGAAAGAATGAAAGAGATTAGAGTTCTATCTTTAGACGTCCCATCACTGCCACAGTCACTTAATGTGTTGCAGAATCTTCGAGTGTTGCGTCTAAAATTACTCAAGTTGGACAATTTGTCTGCGATTGGAGGTCTGATAAGTTTGGaatttctttcaatttcaaCCATGAGTTTAACAGTTGTTCCTCAGGAGATAGGAGAGCTAGGTAATCTGAGGTTGCTCGACTTAAGTAAAATGAACCTTGTATACATTCCACAAGGTGTATTGCCTAGAATGTTGAAACTAGAGGAATTATATCTACCATTTCGCTTTAGGAGGTGGGGATGCAGGGTGAAAGAAGAACATGATGATTATGATGAATTGAAATCAAGGGAAGATGATGATTGTGATGATGAAGAGAGAATCAATGCAAGCCTTAGTGATATAGGATCTCTTTCGCTAAATGCATTACAAATTAGTGTACCAAGTATCTCAAATTTTCCTAAAAACTCACCAGTATTAAAAAACCTTCAGCGGTTCAAAATTCTTGTGCAGGATGATCTTAAATATCTGTCGACTAACAAAGGTTCAACGAATGAGCTACAACTTAGGGGTGATATATGTGATATTGAAGAGAGTGGAATCTGCCGTTTGATTTCTACAACTGAAGACTTGAGTTTGACTAGAATAAGAAATTTGAAGAGCATCAATCATGTCATCTACCAATCGGAAGACAATGACTTGCTACATATACGACTGAAGAAGATGATTATTTCGGAATGTGATGAACTAGAATACATACTTTATGGATCACAAAATTGCTATCCAGTGTTCAGTTTATTTTGGAGGTTAAAGAGTCTCCATTTATCCATGCTATCTAACCTGAGAGAAATATTGAATGGAAGAATTTGCTTTACAAACTTGAGACAGATAAACATAAGGTTCTGTCATAAATTGAAATATGTGTTTCCAACGTCAATGGTTAATGAATTGAGAACACTCCGAAGCATAGAGATACTTGATTGTACTGGAATATTGGGTATTTTCAGAAATGAAGTGGATGAGAACACGCATGGGGTTCACTGTATTGAAGAACTACTTTTGCATTCACTTCCAAACTTCATTGGTTTTCTGGTACTCAAGGATGATACAATTGATGCGGCCAATCAGTCCTTGATAACTAATGAGGTAACTAAGAATTTTACAAGGATAATATATTAA
- the LOC136208600 gene encoding uncharacterized protein isoform X1 produces MRRVEDLSLIKVRNLKNVMSQLEDYEFLQLKKMIITKCDELENLVVTTENWIPNNSFSELKYLHLSMLSNLKEIWHGTRLSFGWFENLRQINIRFCQKLKYVFPLSIAKGLRQLKSIEILDCNEMEGVLYGNEERDSNLNEEACFIEELHLYSLPKLVGFLVNKDLSMTNNEVVSTSIERPIGAFDSTNSIDDEQLISLQPTVVSNNQVSHTKIKDAIRLMEKYSAFSSKLMEKQLKSLTKLKIAFCNALQIIFSFKESHAMIGVIKSLRVLELYGLQNLRHIWFQMPPKIMPFRNLQHLVLSECHNILYAFPYQVAKLMVRLKKVQISRCEKMKEIVTEDDDEVDTVKDTIVFYYLKVMELQHMPKLSVFYGGISSIAMPKLEALRLEQCNKMEFFSYSSLSTQMLERIQMNGSSYPLLGDLNTTIKRLKVEKL; encoded by the exons ATGCGGAGAGTTGAAGATTTAAGTttgataaaagtgagaaatttgaaGAATGTCATGTCCCAATTAGAAGACTATGAGTTCTTGCAGTTGAAAAAGATGATTATTACTAAATGCGACGAACTAGAAAATTTAGTTGTTACAACAGAAAATTGGATTCCAAATAATTCATTCAGTGAGTTGAAGTATCTCCACCTATCAATGTTATCTAATCTGAAAGAAATATGGCACGGAACAAGACTGAGTTTTGGATGGTTTGAGAATTTGAGACAGATAAATATAAGGTTCTGTCAGAAATTGAAATATGTATTTCCTTTGTCAATAGCTAAAGGGTTGAGGCAACTCAAAAGCATAGAGATACTTGATTGTAATGAAATGGAGGGAGTTTTGTACGGAAACGAAGAACGGGATTCGAATTTGAATGAGGAGGCTTGCTTTATTGAAGAACTACATTTGTATTCACTTCCCAAGTTGGTTGGTTTTCTTGTAAACAAGGATCTGTCAATGACCAATAATGAG GTTGTGTCAACTAGCATTGAGAGGCCAATTGGTGCCTTTGATAGCACAAATAGCATTGATGATGAACAACTCATTTCTCTCCAACCAACTGTTGTTTCCAACAACCAG GTTTCACATACCAAGATCAAGGATGCAATTAGACTTATGGAGAAGTACAGTGCATTTTCATCTAAATTGATGGAAAAACAGTTGAAAAGTTTGACAAAACTCAAAATAGCATTTTGTAATGCACTacaaattatattttctttcaAGGAAAGCCATGCCATGATTGGGGTGATCAAGTCTTTACGAGTATTGGAGTTGTATGGTTTACAGAATTTAAGACATATATGGTTTCAGATGCCACCAAAAATCATGCCCTTTCGGAATTTGCAACATCTAGTTTTATCAGAATGTCATAACATCTTATATGCGTTCCCATATCAAGTAGCCAAACTCATGGTTCGACTAAAAAAAGTACAGATTAGTCGTTGTGAGAAGATGAAAGAAATTGTTacagaagatgatgatgaagtAGATACAGTGAAGGATACAATTGTATTCTATTATCTAAAGGTTATGGAGCTTCAACATATGCCTAAGCTTAGTGTTTTTTATGGCGGGATTAGTTCGATTGCGATGCCTAAATTAGAAGCTTTGAGGCTTGAACAATGCAATAAGATGGAGTTTTTCTCTTACTCGTCATTGAGTACGCAAATGCTCGAAAGGATACAAATGAACGGAAGCTCATATCCATTATTGGGAGATCTTAATACAACTATCAAGAG ATTGAAGGTTGAGAAACTCTAa
- the LOC136208600 gene encoding uncharacterized protein isoform X3, giving the protein MRRVEDLSLIKVRNLKNVMSQLEDYEFLQLKKMIITKCDELENLVVTTENWIPNNSFSELKYLHLSMLSNLKEIWHGTRLSFGWFENLRQINIRFCQKLKYVFPLSIAKGLRQLKSIEILDCNEMEGVLYGNEERDSNLNEEACFIEELHLYSLPKLVGFLVNKDLSMTNNEVVSTSIERPIGAFDSTNSIDDEQLISLQPTVVSNNQESHAMIGVIKSLRVLELYGLQNLRHIWFQMPPKIMPFRNLQHLVLSECHNILYAFPYQVAKLMVRLKKVQISRCEKMKEIVTEDDDEVDTVKDTIVFYYLKVMELQHMPKLSVFYGGISSIAMPKLEALRLEQCNKMEFFSYSSLSTQMLERIQMNGSSYPLLGDLNTTIKRLKVEKL; this is encoded by the exons ATGCGGAGAGTTGAAGATTTAAGTttgataaaagtgagaaatttgaaGAATGTCATGTCCCAATTAGAAGACTATGAGTTCTTGCAGTTGAAAAAGATGATTATTACTAAATGCGACGAACTAGAAAATTTAGTTGTTACAACAGAAAATTGGATTCCAAATAATTCATTCAGTGAGTTGAAGTATCTCCACCTATCAATGTTATCTAATCTGAAAGAAATATGGCACGGAACAAGACTGAGTTTTGGATGGTTTGAGAATTTGAGACAGATAAATATAAGGTTCTGTCAGAAATTGAAATATGTATTTCCTTTGTCAATAGCTAAAGGGTTGAGGCAACTCAAAAGCATAGAGATACTTGATTGTAATGAAATGGAGGGAGTTTTGTACGGAAACGAAGAACGGGATTCGAATTTGAATGAGGAGGCTTGCTTTATTGAAGAACTACATTTGTATTCACTTCCCAAGTTGGTTGGTTTTCTTGTAAACAAGGATCTGTCAATGACCAATAATGAG GTTGTGTCAACTAGCATTGAGAGGCCAATTGGTGCCTTTGATAGCACAAATAGCATTGATGATGAACAACTCATTTCTCTCCAACCAACTGTTGTTTCCAACAACCAG GAAAGCCATGCCATGATTGGGGTGATCAAGTCTTTACGAGTATTGGAGTTGTATGGTTTACAGAATTTAAGACATATATGGTTTCAGATGCCACCAAAAATCATGCCCTTTCGGAATTTGCAACATCTAGTTTTATCAGAATGTCATAACATCTTATATGCGTTCCCATATCAAGTAGCCAAACTCATGGTTCGACTAAAAAAAGTACAGATTAGTCGTTGTGAGAAGATGAAAGAAATTGTTacagaagatgatgatgaagtAGATACAGTGAAGGATACAATTGTATTCTATTATCTAAAGGTTATGGAGCTTCAACATATGCCTAAGCTTAGTGTTTTTTATGGCGGGATTAGTTCGATTGCGATGCCTAAATTAGAAGCTTTGAGGCTTGAACAATGCAATAAGATGGAGTTTTTCTCTTACTCGTCATTGAGTACGCAAATGCTCGAAAGGATACAAATGAACGGAAGCTCATATCCATTATTGGGAGATCTTAATACAACTATCAAGAG ATTGAAGGTTGAGAAACTCTAa
- the LOC136208600 gene encoding disease resistance protein At4g27190-like isoform X2, with the protein MARRGRDEQPSIPINTRLRNNVELIWVKLTSKSNELALRSKHIARLMGVSKPRKLPTKLELCLIICGIFPPDFSIPVDDLVIYMMGLNLCKDVHDMIEARYLIHDIIHDLTTRSMIELCCEDNNSLGDRTRARDEIHLDFSFDEEELNHDVDSAGWQSSEHLCEKDEYDNQHVKMLATGRDLANVIASKYGLVITCRSVMYTWIFMGKLPLLHRQYGKDAEALPVSFSFKHVLRRLQVLILDTPSLKQSLKELRNLRTLRLKVLKLEDMSTIGCLKHLEFLSISTLSLRYIPKEMEQLHNLRLLDLRESTNIVYIPPGVLSGMLKLEELYLPLSYKRWGCRGKEEDDYDCAESEEGEKINASFSEITSLSLYALQISLQEASLLPKKTSIFKSIQRFKILIYNDFNYQPLGGGRMNNCNSQVMYSISNRAGFGI; encoded by the coding sequence ATGGCAAGGCGGGGGAGAGATGAACAACCTAGCATACCTATTAATACAAGATTGAGAAATAACGTAGAACTTATTTGGGTGAAACTAACATCAAAATCAAATGAATTGGCTCTTAGATCAAAGCATATTGCTCGACTTATGGGTGTGTCTAAGCCAAGAAAATTACCAACTAAACTGGAGCTATGCCTCATCATTTGTGGCATATTTCCTCCAGATTTTAGTATACCAGTAGATGATTTGGTTATATATATGATGGGCCTAAATTTGTGTAAAGATGTGCATGACATGATTGAAGCAAGATATCTCATTCATGATATCATTCATGATCTAACAACTCGTTCCATGATTGAGCTTTGCTGCGAGGATAATAACAGCCTTGGTGACAGGACCAGAGCGAGAGATGAAATCCATCTTGATTTCTCATTTGATGAGGAAGAGCTAAATCACGATGTCGACAGCGCTGGTTGGCAATCTAGTGAGCATCTTTGCGAGAAAGACGAGTATGATAATCAGCATGTCAAAATGTTGGCTACTGGACGCGATTTAGCGAATGTGATTGCCTCAAAATATGGATTAGTAATTACCTGCAGGAGCGTAATGTATACCTGGATATTCATGGGCAAGCTTCCTTTGCTCCATCGTCAATATGGGAAAGATGCAGAAGCCTTACCAGTTTCCTTTTCCTTTAAACATGTACTGAGAAGGCTCCAAGTTTTGATTTTGGACACCCCATCTTTGAAACAATCACTCAAAGAGCTGAGGAATCTTCGAACCTTGCGTCTTAAAGTACTCAAGTTGGAAGATATGTCTACGATTGGATGCCTTAAACATCTGGAATTTCTTTCGATCTCAACCTTAAGTTTAAGGTATATCCCAAAGGAGATGGAGCAGCTTCATAATCTGAGATTGCTCGACTTGAGAGAATCAACGAACATTGTGTACATTCCACCGGGTGTATTATCAGGAATGTTGAAGCTAGAAGAGTTGTATTTGCCATTGAGCTACAAAAGGTGGGGATGTAGgggaaaagaagaagatgattaTGATTGTGCAGAATCAGAGGAAGGAGAGAAAATCAATGCAAGTTTTAGTGAGATCACATCTCTTTCACTATATGCATTACAAATTAGTCTACAAGAAGCTTCACTTTTACCTAAAAAGACATCAATATTCAAAAGTATTCAGCGATTTAAAATCCTCATATATAATGATTTTAATTATCAACCACTTGGCGGAGGTCGGATGAATAATTGCAACTCACAGGTGATGTATTCGATATCAAACAGAGCGGGATTTGGGATTTGA